DNA from Arvicola amphibius chromosome 13, mArvAmp1.2, whole genome shotgun sequence:
AGGTGACTCTCTTTGTATGAAGAAATGCATGAACCAGAGTCACAAAGGGGCAGGGGCCTGAGGAAAGATCCTAGCCCTGATCACCTCCAGATGGACTCTTACTTATAATGCAAAGACAAATGGAATGCAAAGCTATTCATTAGACAATTTTCCTTTGTTATCTCCATTTTCAAAGGACAGAGCTTTAAGCAGGGCTCTGGGAAAGCAAAGTGCTACTTTCCTTTTGTCACAGGAGCACTTAGTTATGGGCTGGTGTGGAACTCCATTGAGTGCCTGTCTACCTCATTCAAAGCCATGGGTTCTGTCCAAATACGAGAAGGCAGAGCCAGTTCTCAGCACTGTGTTTTCCTGAGCTCATAGCTTCTGGGATGTCTGTGGTCCTGGGAGCTTCATTTCAAGTACAATTGGGGTCTCTCAAGTGACTCTGCTGTGGATAGAGAAGACCTGGTGTCCCTCTGCTTGAAATGAGTCTTCCTTGTGAGATCAGCACTTTTACTGCCTCCTTTTCACTTTCAACAGAGAAATTATTGTCACTCTTGGGGCTCATGATGTGAGAAAGACAGAACCCACACAGCAGAAGATAAAAGTCGAAAAACAAATCGTTCACCCACATTACAATGTCCACCCTCACCTGCATGACATCATGTTGCTGAAGGTGCCATTATTTTTCCAGCCCTTTTAAGTCTCCTTCTTTAACTCTTTCCTTGGCTCAGGCCTTTGAATTTTCTCTTGTTCAACCCATTTCCTCAGAACCCACCCGGAAATTCCTTGTCTTTACCACCCCAGTGGGAAAGAACCCATTCCCAAGACATCATCCTTCTCTGGGTTACCATgtcttctctcctgcctccccacagcttcaaagaaaagctaagatCACTCCTGCTGTGGCTAAAATTCTCCTGCCGAGTCCACACGACTCTATTAAACCTGGACATTTGTGCCTGGCAGCTGGATGGGGCAAAACTGGAGTGAATGATCCATTGTCAGTCAAACTGAGGGAGGTGACACTAAGGATCATGGAAAAAGAGGCTTGTAAGAACTATGCGAATTTCAGAGATGACTTACAGGTCTGTGTGGGCCATCCAGGAAACATACAATCAGTGTTTGAGGTGAGTACCCACATATTTTCTCTCCCCAcatcagaagacagtgtcagcGAAGGGAGTGGGTCAATCATCTCTCCACTGCCTTGACCTACACCTGTGTTCTTTGGCTGCTTCTTCTGGGAAATGAAGTTTTCCCTCTAGGTCTCATACCCCATCCAAGCCCTTCCTGTAACTTTCCCCCAGGGTTCTAGAATGCAATAGAAGGGAGTGAGGGGAGACAACCTAAATATTGTGTCATGACAGGAGAAAAATTTCAAGCCCTAACTCATGGCTCACAGGGAGCCAGAAGTCCTTACCTCACTCTGGGTTTAGTTATGGTGAGGGGTCTGTAGCTGGGGAAAGTGATCGGTTCTCATTCTCTGCTTTTGTTTGCAACCTACAGGGAGACTCCGGGGGACCTCTAGTCTGTGCTGGGGTGGCCCATGGTATTGTATCATATGGACGTCATGACGCAAAACCCCCTGCAGTCTTCACTAGAACCTCTGGATATGTGTCCTGGATTAATGCAGTTATAAGGGAACATAACTGAAAAGCTTTGTCAGCCTGAGTCAGATTCTTCAACTCAGAGCTTTTCTGTTACCTCCTGAAGAAAACAAACCTGTCTCCAGACTTGTCTCTTGTCTAACTCAGCCTGTTCCAGCCTAACAGCAGCCTGTGTACAGCCTGTATGATCCTGACCCCAGCCTGTCCTCAGCCTGTTCCAATCTGTCCCCAGACTGTCCTCAGACTGTTCCAACCTGCCTCCAACCAGTCTCCTGCGTGTCCCAACTTGTACCCCACTGCCCCAGCCCATCCCAACCTGTCCCCAGCCTGTGCTAGCATGTCCCCAATGTGTCTCCAGACTGTCCCCACCCTTTCACAGCTTGTCTCTGAGAGGATCTCAAAAATACTCAAGGTTCTGGTGATTAACTGTTCCCTATAATGCACCTCAATAAAGATGAGTTCTTCAGCAGTTCTGAGATTCCACCCTGTGCATAAACTAACTCAGTCCCTCACCCACAGGTACGACCTCTCTAAGCTGAGTTAAGAATTGTTGGGTGTTATTCTCTGACCATGTTAGTAAACTTGACTAGTGGTTTCCTGGCACAGGGTGTGCCACTGTGGATTACTGAATAATAcctcacatagacacatgtgtACTGTGAGATTTCATATCCAGAGTAATTTGCACTGTTCTGCTGTTTCTTCCactgtccttccttctcctcttctctctccttgtccTCATCTCTTCTTTCCACAAATTGCAATGCCTTTGCCACAAAATTTCTTCCACACATCATAGCAAATTGCCATGTCTAGCTCAGAGGTGGCTGTTGATAGCTTGTGTCCCCAACACCTGTCCCACCATCACCCTCCTCTCAGTATTGCACCTGCAGCTAGAGGAAAGGCTGACCTCAGAAGTACCTGGAATCTGCCTGTGGCTTCAGCAGTCACAACAGGGGAGTCTCAAACCTTTCTGGAGCCTAAGGTGAGGCAAAAGTAGCCATTGGTGAAAAGAGGCTTTCAAGAACTGAAGTGTGGATGTGGCTCTAGGCCTGTTTCTAAGGCATCCAAATACAGCTGTCATCTTCGTCAAAGATGGCATAGTGACTTCTagcctttcagaagcagaatGTCTGTGTTATGTCAACTTCTAAGTCACCTGCCCTCATCTTAGATGTACAGCCTCCATTGTCTTTAGCTAAGGATAACAGTGCATTAGTTGTAGGGTGCTGTGGAGTCTGAAATTGAGATGTCACATGAGGTCTGTTATTCCTGTTGTACAGAATATGATGGGCTTGACCCCTGGGAAAGCAAATTTGTACatccactctggaaatcagtatggcggtttctcagaaatgtgggaatcaacctacctcaggacccagcaataccattcttgggcatatacccaaaggatgatccATGATACTACAAGGACGTCTGTTCAGCTATGCTCATAACGTAtgctcataacagcattatttgtaatagccagaacctggaaacaacctaaatgccccttaagggaagaatggataaagacaatatggtacatttacacagtggagtactacttagtagtgaaaaacaatgacatcttgaaatttgc
Protein-coding regions in this window:
- the LOC119800240 gene encoding mast cell protease 4-like, giving the protein MQAILFLLALLLPPGAGAEEIIGGVESRPHSHPYMAHLEIIIDRDTISNCGGFLISEEFVMTAAHCKGREIIVTLGAHDVRKTEPTQQKIKVEKQIVHPHYNVHPHLHDIMLLKLQRKAKITPAVAKILLPSPHDSIKPGHLCLAAGWGKTGVNDPLSVKLREVTLRIMEKEACKNYANFRDDLQVCVGHPGNIQSVFEGDSGGPLVCAGVAHGIVSYGRHDAKPPAVFTRTSGYVSWINAVIREHN